In Treponema primitia ZAS-2, a genomic segment contains:
- a CDS encoding FecR family protein, which translates to MKKYPASLLFIWVLAVPSMGLWAQNGAVSKARETTSQAAFIQEISGKVETKAPGSDWVSAVEGQMIENGTMISTGFKGVALIALGNSVLTVRPLTRLTLREIRENAGNEQVRLDMETGRIRADVSPPAGGRTDFMVRSPITTASVRGTSFEFDGTILIVAQGQVRFTGGDSTSVYVSAGHRVTINSMSGEPILVAEMIREEMKPDLPAGMSAAARGKEINPWKGTDLSAEGTVYVGTKWVE; encoded by the coding sequence ATGAAAAAGTATCCGGCAAGCCTGTTGTTTATCTGGGTTTTAGCGGTTCCGTCCATGGGGCTTTGGGCTCAGAATGGGGCGGTATCCAAGGCGCGGGAAACTACGTCGCAAGCAGCGTTTATTCAGGAGATTAGCGGGAAGGTGGAAACCAAGGCTCCGGGCTCAGACTGGGTTAGCGCCGTTGAAGGCCAAATGATAGAAAATGGGACCATGATTTCCACGGGCTTTAAGGGTGTAGCCCTGATAGCATTGGGAAATTCAGTTTTGACCGTGCGGCCTTTAACCAGGCTGACCTTACGGGAAATTCGGGAAAACGCCGGGAATGAACAGGTACGATTGGATATGGAAACAGGCAGGATACGGGCGGATGTGTCCCCTCCGGCAGGGGGCAGGACGGATTTTATGGTCCGCAGCCCCATCACAACAGCTTCAGTGCGGGGGACATCCTTTGAGTTTGATGGGACGATCCTGATAGTCGCCCAGGGGCAGGTACGCTTTACCGGCGGGGATAGTACATCGGTATATGTAAGCGCAGGCCATAGGGTTACCATAAATTCAATGTCCGGGGAACCCATCCTGGTTGCAGAAATGATACGGGAAGAAATGAAACCGGATTTACCCGCAGGGATGAGCGCAGCTGCGCGGGGGAAGGAAATAAATCCATGGAAGGGTACAGATTTGTCAGCGGAGGGAACCGTGTATGTCGGTACGAAATGGGTTGAATGA
- a CDS encoding class I SAM-dependent methyltransferase, with protein MPEWFEDGHFWEHYGPIMFDRKRWDEVPLVADGLTRMARLDLYHRDTTGSSNTEQGPRVLDLCCGFGRIALELARRGFSVTGVDITETYLNTGREDASYEKLDVEFVKGDVRDFKRSGFFDLALNLYISFGYFENPADDLLFARNACEALKPGGSFIIETLGKEIAVRDFVEAEWFERAGYTVLTEYAPADSWAGLKNRWILIKGGERIEKVFTQRLYAGSEIRRLLFDAGFSSVELYGSWDEAPYDHRAEVLIAVGRK; from the coding sequence GTGCCTGAATGGTTTGAGGACGGGCATTTCTGGGAGCACTACGGCCCGATCATGTTTGACCGCAAGCGCTGGGACGAAGTGCCCCTGGTAGCCGATGGGCTTACCCGGATGGCGCGGCTTGATCTCTATCACAGGGATACTACCGGAAGCAGTAACACTGAGCAAGGCCCCAGGGTGCTGGATCTTTGCTGCGGCTTCGGGCGCATTGCCCTGGAGCTGGCCCGGCGGGGCTTTTCCGTTACCGGGGTGGACATCACCGAAACCTACCTGAATACCGGCCGCGAGGATGCCTCTTATGAAAAACTGGATGTGGAATTTGTCAAAGGCGATGTGCGGGATTTCAAGCGCTCCGGCTTTTTTGATCTTGCACTGAACCTGTACATATCCTTTGGCTATTTTGAAAATCCCGCAGATGATCTGCTCTTTGCCCGTAATGCCTGTGAAGCCCTCAAGCCCGGGGGCAGTTTTATTATTGAAACCCTGGGCAAGGAGATCGCCGTCAGGGATTTTGTAGAAGCCGAGTGGTTTGAGAGGGCAGGGTACACGGTCCTGACCGAGTACGCCCCGGCGGATTCCTGGGCGGGCCTGAAAAACCGGTGGATACTCATCAAAGGCGGGGAGCGGATCGAGAAAGTTTTTACCCAGCGGCTTTACGCGGGTTCAGAAATCAGGCGGCTCCTCTTTGACGCGGGGTTTTCTTCTGTGGAACTCTACGGCAGCTGGGATGAGGCGCCCTACGATCACCGGGCGGAAGTTCTTATTGCGGTGGGACGAAAATAA
- a CDS encoding DNA topoisomerase IV subunit A, translating into MAYVKNLFDRNFLEYASYVIKDRAIPDLEDGLKPVQRRILHSLFEMDDGKYHKVANVVGHCMQYHPHGDASIGSALVVLANKDFFIDRQGNFGNILTGDDASAPRYIECRNTPLAKDIFYNPKLTPMADSYDGRKKEPILFPAKIPVVLVMGAEGIAVGMSTKILPHNIIEVLEAEKACLSGKKFELFPDFPSGGMVDVSEYRDGNGKVLVRAKLDTSDPKRIVIRELPFGSTTESLINSVETAAKAGRIKIQSINDFTTSAVEIEVKLARGVYSEETVNALFAFTECEQSISINLLVIKDNYPVVMTVTEVIKHHAKQLVKVLTRELELEKKELQDKLHLRTLERIFIEERIYKGIEKMKTAEGVTKAVIDGFKPFLKEIGSRGVSPEDVEHLLRIPIRRISLYDINKARAEMSEIQARIKEINNHLKNITAYALGFLDSIIAKVKANEELGKGARKTRVGKFDKVDVKEIVKKDLELKYDKGSGYLGTAVTGEVAAEVSPFDRILTLKNNGSWSVTDLPEKAFVGPGAWWIGVAEKEILSAIVFTVIYKDTDGHPCIKRCVIEGWIMNKDYSLVPEGAQVLHIDTREKFVFTLHYVPRPRLKILTEVFKAQNYAVRGLKAGGIRLSSKEVKKAEVK; encoded by the coding sequence ATGGCATACGTTAAAAATCTATTCGACCGGAATTTTCTGGAATACGCCTCCTATGTTATCAAAGACCGGGCCATTCCTGATTTGGAGGACGGCCTTAAGCCGGTCCAGCGGCGCATACTCCACTCGCTTTTCGAGATGGACGACGGGAAGTACCACAAGGTAGCCAATGTGGTGGGTCACTGTATGCAGTATCACCCCCACGGGGACGCTTCCATCGGGTCCGCCCTGGTGGTTTTGGCCAATAAGGACTTCTTTATCGACCGTCAAGGGAACTTCGGGAATATCCTCACCGGGGATGATGCTTCAGCGCCCCGGTACATCGAGTGCCGGAATACACCCCTGGCAAAGGATATCTTTTACAACCCCAAACTGACCCCCATGGCGGACTCCTACGACGGCCGGAAAAAGGAGCCCATCCTCTTCCCCGCAAAGATCCCTGTGGTCCTGGTCATGGGCGCCGAGGGGATTGCGGTGGGTATGTCCACCAAAATCCTGCCCCACAATATCATTGAGGTGCTGGAAGCGGAAAAGGCCTGCCTTTCGGGGAAGAAGTTCGAGCTTTTTCCGGACTTTCCTTCCGGGGGCATGGTGGATGTATCGGAATACCGGGATGGGAATGGCAAGGTCCTGGTCCGGGCCAAGCTGGACACCTCGGACCCCAAACGCATTGTCATCCGGGAACTGCCCTTTGGCTCCACCACTGAAAGCCTGATCAACAGCGTTGAAACCGCTGCTAAAGCCGGGCGGATCAAGATACAGTCCATCAATGATTTTACTACCAGCGCAGTGGAGATCGAGGTCAAGCTCGCCCGTGGAGTTTACTCCGAAGAAACCGTAAACGCACTTTTTGCTTTTACCGAATGCGAGCAGTCCATATCGATAAACCTCCTGGTGATCAAGGACAATTATCCTGTGGTGATGACCGTCACCGAGGTGATAAAGCACCATGCCAAACAGTTAGTAAAAGTGCTCACCCGGGAACTGGAGTTGGAAAAAAAGGAACTCCAGGATAAGCTCCACCTGCGTACCCTGGAGCGCATCTTTATTGAAGAGCGGATTTACAAGGGCATAGAAAAAATGAAAACCGCCGAGGGGGTTACCAAGGCGGTGATCGACGGGTTCAAGCCCTTCCTCAAGGAAATCGGATCCCGGGGGGTGAGCCCGGAAGATGTGGAACACCTGCTGCGTATCCCCATACGCCGCATATCACTTTATGATATTAACAAAGCCCGGGCGGAAATGTCGGAGATCCAGGCGCGTATCAAGGAAATTAACAATCACCTTAAAAACATTACCGCCTATGCCTTAGGCTTTCTGGACAGTATTATTGCCAAGGTCAAGGCTAACGAGGAGCTGGGCAAGGGGGCGCGGAAAACCAGGGTGGGCAAATTTGACAAGGTTGATGTGAAGGAAATTGTTAAAAAGGATCTGGAGCTCAAGTACGACAAGGGATCGGGTTACCTGGGAACCGCTGTAACCGGAGAAGTCGCCGCAGAGGTCTCCCCCTTTGACCGGATCCTTACCCTTAAAAATAACGGTTCCTGGTCTGTAACGGACCTGCCTGAAAAAGCCTTCGTGGGTCCCGGCGCATGGTGGATTGGGGTTGCTGAAAAGGAAATTCTTTCCGCCATTGTGTTTACCGTTATTTACAAGGATACTGACGGCCACCCCTGCATCAAACGCTGCGTCATTGAGGGGTGGATTATGAACAAAGACTATTCCCTGGTCCCCGAAGGCGCCCAGGTGCTGCATATCGACACCAGGGAAAAATTTGTCTTTACCCTGCATTATGTACCCAGGCCCCGGCTCAAGATATTGACTGAAGTTTTTAAGGCCCAAAATTATGCGGTCCGGGGCCTCAAGGCCGGGGGGATACGGCTTTCTTCCAAGGAAGTGAAAAAGGCAGAGGTCAAATAA